One stretch of Cedecea neteri DNA includes these proteins:
- a CDS encoding AraC family transcriptional regulator has translation MIKQGTQQSPQEALLEVRELHYSAGSQEPFHAHEQGQLIYPVSGVAKIRSEQNVWVVAPGHALWLPGRLPHGLEAIGKVVTHNLYMTPAASAAFSRHSRSLAVTPLFQSLTVAGLEKPADPQRLWLLHDLLHNELLRLQDIALCHITLPHDRRIRQLCDALCSDLSQRETLAWWGKRVGASERTLSRLFREETQLSFTEWRQQMHLVEAVCHLARGTTISTLSSTLGYASSSAFIAMFRKKLGVSPQRYIGRYL, from the coding sequence ATGATAAAGCAAGGCACACAGCAGAGTCCGCAGGAAGCGTTGCTGGAAGTACGAGAACTCCATTATAGCGCAGGAAGCCAGGAACCGTTTCACGCCCACGAACAGGGCCAGCTGATTTACCCGGTCAGCGGCGTGGCGAAGATCCGCAGCGAGCAAAACGTCTGGGTCGTCGCCCCCGGCCACGCGCTCTGGCTGCCGGGGCGCCTGCCGCACGGCTTAGAGGCCATCGGCAAAGTGGTGACCCACAACCTGTACATGACGCCTGCAGCCTCGGCCGCGTTCAGCCGCCACAGCCGCAGCCTGGCCGTCACGCCGCTGTTTCAGTCCCTCACCGTGGCGGGGCTGGAAAAGCCAGCCGACCCTCAGCGCCTCTGGCTGCTGCATGACCTGCTGCACAACGAACTGCTGCGCCTGCAGGACATCGCCCTGTGCCACATCACCCTACCCCACGACCGCCGCATTCGCCAGCTTTGCGACGCGCTGTGCAGCGACCTTTCCCAGCGCGAAACCCTCGCCTGGTGGGGCAAGCGGGTTGGTGCGAGCGAAAGAACCCTGTCGCGGCTGTTCCGGGAAGAGACGCAGCTCAGTTTTACCGAATGGCGGCAGCAGATGCACCTGGTGGAAGCCGTCTGCCATCTTGCACGCGGCACCACCATCAGCACGCTCTCCAGCACGCTCGGCTACGCCAGCAGCAGCGCGTTTATCGCTATGTTCCGGAAAAAGCTGGGCGTTTCTCCGCAGAGGTATATTGGCCGCTATCTCTGA